A window of Patescibacteria group bacterium contains these coding sequences:
- a CDS encoding Gfo/Idh/MocA family oxidoreductase: MKKLNISIIGTGAIAESAHLPSLLSIPQTNIVSICDLKKDKLEKIGHQFNISKKETDYHRVLNDPSVEAVIVSTNAPMHEKIVLDSLKSGKHVFVEKPITTSIEAAEKILKLQNETNLSIMVGYQLRFMPNHIKVREYLKQDIVGKIYLGHIRSETLVIKPEETLLIDYGTHFFDLIRWYFEGKKIESVSGTVIYDNEIQVGATTTIVFEDNIQTIVEIYWVPKWNWSNVNRTAEFIGEKGKISTQMSIPAIKLWRCDSFRDKILGEKNFTPKEVSNVYMSAGDIAYRKQLEVFVDCILNNKPVPTNAYDGLIALKIAQASLQSHQEKKVITNIE, from the coding sequence ATGAAAAAATTAAATATTTCAATAATCGGAACAGGTGCAATTGCAGAAAGTGCTCACTTGCCAAGTCTATTAAGTATTCCCCAAACGAATATCGTTAGTATTTGCGATTTAAAAAAAGATAAATTAGAAAAAATCGGACATCAGTTTAATATTAGCAAAAAAGAAACTGATTACCACAGAGTACTCAACGATCCATCAGTTGAAGCTGTAATTGTTTCCACAAATGCACCAATGCATGAAAAAATCGTTTTAGATAGCCTAAAATCAGGAAAACATGTTTTTGTCGAGAAGCCGATTACAACTTCAATTGAAGCAGCAGAAAAAATTTTAAAACTACAGAATGAGACAAATCTTTCCATTATGGTTGGCTATCAACTTCGTTTTATGCCGAACCATATTAAAGTGCGTGAATATCTAAAACAAGATATAGTGGGAAAAATTTATCTTGGACACATTAGATCTGAAACATTAGTAATAAAACCAGAAGAAACATTATTAATAGATTATGGAACGCATTTTTTTGATTTAATAAGATGGTATTTTGAAGGAAAGAAAATAGAATCAGTATCTGGCACAGTTATTTACGATAATGAAATTCAAGTAGGTGCAACTACCACTATTGTATTTGAAGATAATATACAGACAATAGTTGAAATCTATTGGGTGCCAAAATGGAATTGGAGTAATGTTAATCGGACAGCTGAATTTATAGGTGAAAAGGGAAAAATATCTACACAAATGAGCATACCTGCTATAAAACTGTGGAGATGTGATTCATTCAGAGATAAAATATTAGGTGAAAAAAACTTTACTCCTAAAGAGGTTTCTAATGTGTACATGTCAGCAGGAGATATCGCTTATAGAAAACAACTTGAAGTATTTGTTGATTGCATCTTGAATAATAAACCTGTACCGACGAATGCTTATGACGGTCTTATTGCTCTGAAAATTGCTCAGGCCTCTTTGCAATCACATCAAGAAAAAAAAGTAATAACAAATATTGAATGA
- a CDS encoding sugar nucleotide-binding protein, producing the protein MQKNKILITGGAGYVGSNLEKFLKKKNFMIYCLDILPKIKKNYFQINIVNKKQVLNFLKKIKPDIIIHTAGLSNLKICEENKKLAYQINIQGTKNLISAIKNIDQKIKLVFFSSDYVFDGINGNYKENSIQKPRTEYGKNKLQSEKDIKDNLNNYIILRTANIFGHNGGNFFNFVVKNLLENKKIEVFNDVFYTPTYIDYLLDSIYYLLQNDFNGTIHIAGAETISRYQFAKKIACSLKINPRLIKPIKQGNGLISKNVSLNSSYSRKIIKNYYPSIDKSLHHNFLNLQYPYFYFEDQRGKILGLLQTGNWKEINYIESQKKCIRGNHYHKRTKEAFFIIDGKIKVILKDLKNNKTKIFYVQKGDIFIVNKYVLHTFEIIKNASWINMLSKPMNENDKDIHRI; encoded by the coding sequence TTGCAAAAAAATAAGATTCTTATTACTGGTGGAGCAGGCTATGTAGGCTCTAATCTTGAAAAATTTCTCAAAAAGAAAAATTTTATGATTTACTGTCTCGATATTCTCCCCAAAATAAAAAAAAATTATTTTCAAATTAATATTGTCAATAAAAAGCAAGTTTTAAATTTTCTTAAAAAAATTAAACCCGATATCATAATTCATACTGCAGGTTTAAGCAATCTAAAAATTTGCGAAGAAAATAAAAAATTAGCATATCAAATCAATATTCAGGGAACAAAAAATCTAATTTCAGCAATTAAGAATATTGACCAAAAAATTAAATTAGTATTTTTTTCTTCCGACTATGTATTTGATGGAATAAATGGAAATTATAAAGAGAATTCTATACAAAAACCAAGGACTGAATATGGAAAAAATAAACTTCAATCCGAAAAAGATATTAAAGATAACTTAAATAACTATATAATTTTGAGAACTGCCAACATATTCGGACATAATGGCGGCAACTTTTTTAATTTCGTTGTAAAAAACTTGTTAGAAAATAAAAAGATCGAAGTTTTTAACGACGTATTTTACACTCCGACTTACATTGATTATTTATTAGACTCAATCTATTATTTATTACAAAATGATTTTAACGGAACTATTCACATCGCAGGTGCTGAAACTATATCTCGTTATCAATTTGCTAAAAAAATAGCTTGTTCACTAAAAATAAATCCAAGGCTTATTAAACCTATTAAACAAGGAAACGGACTTATTTCAAAAAATGTTTCGCTTAATTCAAGCTATTCAAGAAAAATAATTAAAAATTATTATCCCAGTATAGATAAATCTCTTCATCATAATTTTTTGAATTTGCAGTATCCGTATTTTTATTTTGAAGATCAACGAGGTAAAATATTAGGATTGCTCCAGACAGGAAATTGGAAAGAAATTAACTACATAGAATCACAAAAAAAATGCATACGAGGTAATCATTATCATAAAAGAACAAAAGAAGCCTTTTTCATTATTGATGGTAAAATCAAAGTCATTCTTAAAGATTTAAAAAACAACAAAACTAAAATATTTTATGTCCAAAAGGGTGACATTTTTATCGTAAACAAGTATGTTCTTCATACTTTTGAAATTATTAAAAATGCATCTTGGATTAATATGCTTTCAAAGCCAATGAACGAAAATGATAAGGACATTCATCGAATATAA
- a CDS encoding class I SAM-dependent methyltransferase, which translates to MAKYIAESRNNYLSLTKIMIEQKTNSKKTLSLLHKYYILIRNIRYKEYIDEIEKIKNAEYADFSSFSGIRKENFAKCIDQWNNYISKNKIDYNNLDKYYSNCNTITNIEDQYSRVNLYKVLKESIKSLNKKINYLDFGCGSGSLSFNFIKFFQEGYFLDFHSMSQEFLKYRINLNKDCRNNLHILEPQEIDKIKNNSLDIVLIYDVLEHLPNPSATLKKISSKIKIGGFIVFRAPWGDTFFGKHPDHNIFSRKEMIKNGGMKLLKEKYAKIKSVCILDYYYKQGVFQKII; encoded by the coding sequence ATGGCGAAATATATTGCAGAATCGAGAAATAATTATTTATCTTTAACAAAAATTATGATTGAGCAAAAAACAAATAGTAAAAAAACATTATCACTTTTGCATAAATATTATATCTTAATTAGAAATATTAGATATAAAGAGTATATTGATGAAATTGAAAAAATTAAAAACGCCGAGTACGCTGATTTTTCCAGTTTTAGCGGTATTAGGAAAGAAAATTTTGCCAAATGTATCGATCAATGGAATAATTATATTTCTAAAAATAAAATAGATTATAATAATTTAGATAAATATTATTCAAATTGTAACACAATAACAAATATTGAGGATCAATACAGTAGAGTGAATCTATATAAAGTATTAAAAGAATCAATTAAAAGTTTAAACAAAAAAATAAATTATCTTGATTTTGGTTGTGGAAGCGGTTCTTTAAGCTTTAATTTCATTAAGTTTTTTCAGGAGGGCTATTTTTTAGACTTTCATAGCATGTCTCAAGAATTTTTAAAATATAGAATAAACTTGAATAAAGATTGCAGAAATAATTTACATATTTTAGAACCACAAGAAATTGATAAAATAAAAAACAACTCACTAGATATTGTATTAATATATGATGTTTTAGAACATTTACCAAATCCATCAGCAACCTTGAAAAAAATATCCTCTAAAATCAAAATCGGTGGTTTTATAGTATTTAGAGCGCCATGGGGAGACACATTTTTTGGTAAGCATCCTGACCATAATATATTTTCTAGAAAAGAAATGATCAAAAACGGAGGCATGAAATTGCTTAAAGAAAAGTACGCTAAGATTAAATCAGTTTGTATTCTTGATTATTATTATAAACAAGGCGTTTTTCAAAAAATAATATAG
- a CDS encoding glycosyltransferase: MEKESFKNKELIFCSFAPVGLDDYESYFKENFSDFIYLKWKFPHGDKNTSSFLRHYREQEKIIDKKILSPIVFRNRLLYFIFLPFNYMLYFCQALFYLSRKKERKKRIFFGINYICTFYGIFLKKIGYIDFIIYRVMDFFPLPKKGIYRFLTRIFYIMDAFCLKNADSIWFTTNRHIIGRQKYGYFKDYAKKSQLIPLGINIDNCQLKLIKKNSTPTLVYCGIISKYQLLDLLFESVKELKNEFPNLKLEVIGSGPDEIYFKKIAKEMGIDKNIFFHGFIENMDEVKKIISRSHLGIALYKDEENYMKYTEPAKVKYYLNFGVPVVISKVPEIAHELDEKKISFSVNNNKIELVQVIRNYLLNQNQQKIYQENIKNFLPTIDINKLLSKNFKQTFTSEYIYD, encoded by the coding sequence ATGGAAAAAGAATCCTTCAAAAATAAAGAATTAATTTTTTGTTCTTTTGCGCCTGTTGGGTTAGATGATTACGAGTCTTATTTTAAAGAAAATTTCTCTGATTTTATCTATCTAAAATGGAAATTTCCACATGGAGACAAAAATACTAGTTCTTTCTTAAGACATTATAGGGAACAAGAAAAAATTATAGACAAAAAAATATTATCTCCAATAGTCTTTAGGAATAGGTTATTATATTTTATTTTTCTGCCTTTTAATTACATGCTATATTTCTGTCAAGCTTTATTTTATCTTTCTAGAAAAAAAGAAAGAAAGAAAAGGATATTCTTTGGCATAAATTATATATGTACATTTTACGGGATATTCTTGAAAAAAATTGGTTACATTGATTTTATTATTTATAGAGTGATGGACTTTTTCCCATTGCCAAAAAAAGGTATCTATCGTTTTTTGACCAGAATATTTTATATAATGGATGCATTTTGTTTAAAAAATGCAGATTCTATTTGGTTTACAACTAATCGACACATAATCGGGCGTCAAAAATATGGCTATTTTAAAGATTATGCTAAAAAGTCACAACTTATTCCACTTGGCATTAATATTGATAATTGCCAATTAAAATTAATTAAAAAAAATTCAACCCCCACATTAGTTTATTGCGGCATAATAAGCAAATACCAACTTCTGGATTTATTATTTGAAAGCGTAAAGGAATTAAAAAATGAATTTCCAAATTTAAAACTTGAAGTAATCGGTAGCGGACCTGATGAAATCTATTTCAAAAAAATAGCTAAAGAAATGGGAATTGATAAAAATATATTTTTTCATGGTTTTATAGAAAACATGGACGAAGTAAAAAAAATAATTTCTAGAAGTCATCTTGGAATAGCATTGTACAAAGATGAAGAAAACTATATGAAATACACTGAGCCAGCCAAGGTTAAATATTACTTAAATTTTGGTGTCCCAGTTGTAATTTCAAAAGTTCCAGAAATTGCGCATGAACTTGACGAAAAGAAAATTAGCTTTTCAGTCAACAATAATAAAATAGAACTCGTTCAGGTTATTAGAAATTATTTATTAAATCAAAACCAGCAGAAAATATATCAAGAAAACATTAAAAATTTTTTGCCAACTATAGATATTAATAAATTATTATCTAAAAATTTCAAGCAAACTTTTACTAGTGAATATATTTATGATTAA
- a CDS encoding radical SAM protein, with product MYKILVLNLPGNVMKAGSRWYNVIQNSATSLRYSPYPWFMGYLTSLLKKNNFEAKLIDAIAMEWNFERTLAFIKKFKPKYIICEPTWVSEESDKDFLSKIDKKIIKIAVGNYATNYPFNCLKKIPIDYVVIGEYEFSILDFVKSGNKIIPKNFVSKNKNSFDRSELVDLNLLPFPERNDTPIEYYNEPSCFGRNIVMVSSRGCRLKCSFCNVECIYGKHIYRTRNVNNVVDEMEYLKKNFKFDEIYFDDDNMVAKKEHIDGICKEIIRRRLKIKWLCMGDGLIDDQTLELLALAGCVTYKYGLEHLDEQVLKAIPKPLKRERLLEIIKKCKELRMRSYVNLIFGLPQSTFKKDYKMFQDVLKANPDLLQISIATPYPGTLFFQKAKANGWLISEDPSYFDATGKSAVSYPNYSAEEIQKMFNLGWKMWYKHVLFKKPKTLLFFVNSEIKRNGLLSTLNKMTSYSKKIIN from the coding sequence ATGTATAAGATTTTAGTTTTGAATTTACCAGGTAATGTAATGAAAGCTGGTTCAAGATGGTATAATGTTATTCAAAATTCAGCAACATCGCTAAGATACTCTCCATATCCTTGGTTTATGGGTTATTTAACATCATTATTAAAAAAAAATAATTTTGAAGCTAAACTTATTGACGCTATTGCGATGGAATGGAATTTTGAAAGAACGCTAGCTTTTATTAAAAAATTTAAACCAAAATACATAATTTGCGAACCTACATGGGTAAGTGAAGAAAGCGATAAAGATTTTTTAAGTAAAATTGACAAAAAAATAATCAAAATTGCGGTTGGAAACTATGCTACAAATTATCCATTTAATTGCTTAAAAAAAATACCAATAGATTATGTAGTTATCGGAGAATATGAATTTTCGATACTAGATTTTGTTAAGTCAGGTAACAAAATAATACCCAAAAATTTTGTAAGTAAAAATAAGAATAGTTTTGACAGATCAGAATTAGTAGATTTGAATCTCCTGCCTTTTCCAGAACGCAATGATACTCCGATTGAGTATTACAATGAACCATCTTGTTTTGGACGCAATATCGTAATGGTATCTTCACGCGGCTGTCGTTTAAAATGTAGTTTTTGTAATGTAGAATGCATATATGGCAAACATATCTACCGGACCAGAAATGTTAATAATGTAGTAGATGAAATGGAATATTTGAAAAAAAATTTTAAATTCGATGAAATATACTTTGATGATGACAATATGGTTGCCAAAAAAGAACATATAGATGGAATTTGTAAAGAAATTATTAGGAGAAGATTAAAAATAAAATGGCTATGCATGGGTGATGGTTTAATCGATGATCAGACTCTGGAATTACTTGCGCTAGCTGGCTGTGTAACATATAAATATGGGCTTGAACATCTTGACGAACAAGTTCTTAAAGCCATCCCGAAACCATTAAAAAGAGAACGTTTATTAGAAATAATTAAAAAATGCAAAGAGCTAAGAATGAGATCATACGTCAATCTGATTTTTGGACTTCCGCAATCAACTTTTAAAAAAGACTATAAAATGTTTCAGGATGTTCTTAAAGCTAATCCAGACTTATTACAAATTTCAATTGCTACTCCATATCCAGGCACATTATTCTTTCAAAAAGCGAAAGCTAATGGTTGGCTTATCTCAGAAGATCCTAGTTATTTCGATGCTACTGGAAAAAGTGCTGTTTCATATCCAAATTATTCCGCAGAAGAGATTCAAAAAATGTTTAACTTAGGCTGGAAGATGTGGTATAAGCATGTTTTATTTAAGAAACCAAAAACACTTTTATTTTTCGTTAACAGTGAAATAAAAAGAAACGGATTATTAAGTACTCTTAATAAAATGACTTCTTATTCTAAAAAAATTATCAACTAA
- a CDS encoding NAD-dependent epimerase/dehydratase family protein, protein MNKIFLTGSTGFIGKKLLDKISKNKDNYIICLIRNENKAKKKLSNIKYIEGDLNPSKYFSLLSNCNYIIHLAAELDSKNEDIFRVNVDFTEALISACNKNIKKFIFFSSITAKRNDTVAYSESKKRAEEKIKKYNKPYLIIRPAWVLGKDSRSTKKFISYLKKFPILPIIGNGKTLLQPIYIDDLIEITNTLSFNNFETNKSIEIAGKYPVAYEEFINYFLKRMAINKSKIHLPISICKQIAKHSNLLSLDAVSDFANNTIADISYLKKAYNFTPLDYKEIINKIVE, encoded by the coding sequence ATGAACAAAATTTTTTTGACAGGCTCAACAGGTTTTATAGGCAAAAAATTATTAGATAAAATTTCTAAAAACAAAGATAACTATATTATTTGTTTAATCAGAAATGAGAATAAAGCAAAGAAAAAGCTATCAAATATCAAATATATAGAAGGCGATTTAAATCCTAGCAAATACTTCAGTCTTTTATCAAATTGTAATTATATAATTCACTTAGCAGCTGAACTAGATTCCAAAAATGAAGACATTTTCAGAGTTAACGTTGATTTTACCGAAGCTTTAATAAGTGCTTGTAATAAAAATATTAAAAAGTTTATTTTTTTTAGTTCTATTACTGCGAAACGGAATGATACGGTTGCATACTCTGAATCAAAGAAAAGAGCCGAAGAAAAAATAAAAAAATATAATAAGCCTTATCTAATTATTCGTCCTGCCTGGGTCTTGGGAAAAGATTCGCGAAGTACAAAAAAATTTATCAGCTATCTCAAAAAATTTCCAATTCTACCAATAATAGGAAACGGAAAAACTTTACTGCAACCTATATATATTGACGATTTAATAGAAATTACAAACACTCTCAGCTTCAATAATTTTGAAACCAACAAAAGTATAGAAATTGCTGGAAAATATCCAGTTGCTTATGAAGAATTTATTAATTATTTTCTTAAGAGAATGGCAATAAATAAAAGTAAAATTCATTTACCAATATCTATTTGCAAACAAATCGCAAAACATTCGAATCTTCTTTCTCTGGATGCAGTCAGCGATTTTGCAAATAATACCATCGCTGATATCTCTTATCTTAAAAAAGCATATAATTTTACTCCTTTAGACTATAAAGAAATTATCAATAAAATAGTAGAATAA
- a CDS encoding DUF362 domain-containing protein, which yields MKNQVSIIDGKIDFGRIIPKYFDSTKIKDSTILIKIDTYSGLKSQQSGTTTNIKLVESLIQSLNVFSPKKILIADSENKDDLNLIFDTIGYSELTLKYQNVELLNLSHGRTVSYIGEKDYKIRNQEFSEKLNFIDFFIIFSNLKSHVAEKISGCWLSQLNYLANNEQKIVLQPFSFYIAYDLYRFFKPSLCILDATTILGTMGPVEGQPRKMNKIIIGNNPCLTDICAARLLKLDYKTIPTLKYAVKKLKLKKIVEKITGQIQPINIDFQKLSSLHFFIFKFSYFINRLSIYLNNFAYLIFLGGMALISIGGKDLVTGRWMSINNYFKIAKEVITKINKADNLLNLKITINNHVKEQSIS from the coding sequence ATGAAAAATCAGGTTTCAATAATTGACGGTAAAATAGATTTTGGAAGAATTATTCCAAAATATTTTGATTCAACTAAAATCAAAGATTCAACAATATTAATCAAAATTGATACGTACTCTGGATTAAAATCACAACAATCAGGAACTACAACAAATATCAAATTAGTTGAAAGTTTGATTCAATCACTTAATGTCTTTAGCCCCAAAAAAATATTAATTGCGGATTCCGAAAATAAAGATGATCTGAACTTAATTTTTGATACAATCGGTTATTCAGAATTAACTTTAAAATATCAAAATGTTGAATTGCTAAATCTAAGTCATGGCAGAACAGTTAGTTATATCGGAGAAAAAGATTATAAAATTCGTAATCAAGAATTTTCTGAAAAACTAAATTTTATTGATTTTTTCATAATTTTCTCAAATCTAAAAAGTCATGTTGCAGAAAAAATTTCTGGATGTTGGCTTAGCCAATTAAATTATCTAGCAAATAATGAACAAAAAATTGTTTTACAGCCTTTCTCATTTTATATCGCTTATGATTTGTACAGATTTTTTAAGCCAAGTCTTTGTATTCTAGATGCTACGACTATTCTAGGTACTATGGGTCCTGTTGAAGGTCAGCCAAGAAAAATGAACAAGATCATAATTGGCAATAATCCTTGTCTTACTGACATTTGCGCTGCTAGATTATTAAAATTAGACTATAAAACTATTCCAACACTAAAATATGCAGTTAAAAAGCTAAAACTCAAGAAAATAGTTGAAAAGATCACTGGTCAAATTCAGCCAATAAATATTGATTTTCAGAAACTCTCAAGTTTACATTTTTTCATTTTTAAATTTTCTTATTTTATTAATCGTTTATCAATTTATCTAAATAATTTCGCTTATCTAATTTTTTTAGGAGGAATGGCGCTAATTTCTATTGGTGGAAAAGATCTTGTCACGGGCAGATGGATGTCAATAAATAATTATTTTAAAATCGCAAAAGAAGTAATTACAAAAATTAATAAAGCTGATAACCTATTGAATTTAAAAATAACAATTAATAATCACGTTAAAGAACAAAGTATTTCATAG
- a CDS encoding glycosyltransferase codes for MSELNIPLVSIIIATKNEEKNIKNCLRSIKKQTLSKNKIEIIVVDNNSIDKTKKIAKQFTNIVLNYGPERSAQRNFGVLHAKANWILYLDADMILSNHVLDECLTMVRRNKKLIGLYIPEIIIGKSFLSKIRQFERSFYNATAIDAVRFIKKDIFLSVKGFDESLNSAEDWDLDKRLKEHGTVGIIDNPLFHNEKELSLSRYLSKKVYYTKSFEKYISKWGSSDKDIRKQLGFYYRFLGVHFENSKWKKVISHPILSLGVYYLHFRKGLIYLSQKNQWKKNPSKIKN; via the coding sequence ATGTCTGAATTAAATATTCCATTGGTTTCAATAATTATTGCAACCAAGAATGAGGAAAAAAATATTAAAAATTGCTTAAGATCTATCAAAAAACAAACTCTATCAAAAAATAAAATAGAGATTATTGTTGTTGACAATAATTCAATTGATAAAACGAAAAAAATAGCCAAACAATTTACCAATATTGTTCTAAATTATGGTCCTGAAAGATCAGCACAAAGAAATTTTGGCGTTTTACATGCTAAGGCAAACTGGATTCTATATCTCGATGCTGATATGATTTTATCAAATCACGTTTTAGACGAATGCTTAACAATGGTTCGAAGAAATAAAAAGCTCATTGGATTATATATTCCTGAAATTATTATAGGTAAAAGTTTTTTAAGTAAAATAAGGCAATTTGAAAGAAGTTTTTATAATGCAACTGCCATAGATGCTGTTCGTTTTATAAAAAAAGATATTTTTCTAAGCGTAAAAGGTTTTGACGAATCGTTAAATAGTGCTGAAGACTGGGATCTTGATAAGAGGTTGAAAGAACATGGAACTGTCGGAATAATTGACAATCCTCTTTTTCACAACGAAAAAGAGCTATCTTTAAGTAGATATTTATCAAAAAAGGTTTATTACACTAAAAGTTTTGAAAAATACATATCTAAATGGGGCTCTAGTGACAAAGATATCAGAAAACAACTCGGTTTTTATTATCGGTTTTTAGGCGTTCATTTTGAAAATAGTAAATGGAAAAAAGTTATTTCACATCCAATCCTTAGTTTAGGCGTATATTATTTACATTTTAGAAAAGGATTGATTTATCTATCTCAAAAAAATCAATGGAAAAAGAATCCTTCAAAAATAAAGAATTAA
- a CDS encoding FkbM family methyltransferase has protein sequence MEINFKKNFNLIVFYHLRNLFEQIKIIKLIRNVRYNKEKIKKLQFFSSFMKEKDLVFDVGANVGIYSEFFLGLKTKVVAIEPQVKCVKYLEYLFKNNKNVAIENVALGKNEETGEILISRTNDGHSSMSNDFISSIKKSNRFSNDTYYFFDRKQEVKIATLDSLIKKYGIPKFIKIDVEGFEYNVLQGLTQPIKALSFEFFPDFFDPTKKCIQHLEKLNNYRFNYSLRDFYQLELPKYVTGTELIKIISNFSEKNIYGEIYCRIEK, from the coding sequence ATGGAAATTAATTTTAAAAAAAATTTTAATTTGATAGTTTTTTATCATTTAAGAAATCTTTTTGAACAAATTAAAATAATTAAATTAATCAGAAATGTTCGGTATAATAAAGAAAAAATTAAAAAGCTTCAATTTTTTTCATCCTTTATGAAAGAAAAAGATTTAGTTTTTGATGTTGGAGCTAATGTCGGCATCTATTCAGAATTTTTTCTTGGATTAAAAACAAAGGTTGTGGCAATCGAACCTCAAGTTAAATGCGTAAAGTATTTGGAATATTTATTTAAAAATAATAAAAATGTGGCAATCGAAAACGTAGCTCTAGGCAAGAATGAAGAAACGGGCGAAATTTTAATAAGTAGAACAAATGACGGACATTCATCAATGTCAAATGATTTTATTTCGTCTATTAAAAAAAGCAATAGATTTTCTAATGACACATATTATTTTTTTGACAGAAAACAAGAAGTTAAAATCGCAACACTTGATTCGCTAATCAAGAAATATGGAATTCCAAAATTTATTAAAATTGATGTTGAAGGATTTGAATACAACGTTTTACAAGGATTGACTCAACCTATAAAAGCGTTATCTTTTGAGTTTTTCCCTGATTTTTTCGATCCAACCAAGAAATGTATTCAACACTTAGAAAAATTAAATAATTACCGTTTTAATTATTCATTGAGAGATTTTTATCAATTAGAATTGCCAAAGTATGTGACAGGTACTGAATTAATCAAAATTATTTCAAACTTTTCTGAAAAAAACATATATGGCGAAATATATTGCAGAATCGAGAAATAA
- a CDS encoding class I SAM-dependent methyltransferase, which translates to MIKRYYYYIKINFLSILDYIFGEWRRLGIKPKEIVVDLGCGGRPLPRADIIVDKFLTGFTERPTDFIDNKAFIIQCDIDHLPFKNKSIDFVYSSHVIEHLNNPAICLNEMERIGKRGYITCPSALREQIMALKMHLWFAEIKDNKIILFRKKQPYPEFINNYFDKFLASEQSYIWHSFERSFRKEFFINYFWKNKINYVIHDLQNIQTWKIAGETEFQPEKNFLLSIRKSIIIFTSQTIKKIFSKQIDIEKILCCPNCHGNIKINDEFVFCEKCNEKYQHQDKRIFYFVQKYDA; encoded by the coding sequence ATGATTAAACGATATTATTATTATATAAAAATTAACTTTTTAAGCATTTTAGATTATATATTTGGTGAATGGCGACGACTTGGAATAAAACCTAAAGAAATTGTTGTAGATTTAGGCTGTGGAGGCCGTCCATTGCCCAGAGCTGATATAATAGTCGATAAATTTTTAACAGGATTTACAGAAAGACCAACTGATTTCATTGATAACAAGGCTTTCATCATTCAATGTGATATTGATCATCTGCCTTTCAAAAATAAATCCATAGATTTTGTTTATAGTAGTCATGTTATTGAACATTTAAATAATCCCGCAATTTGCTTGAATGAAATGGAGAGAATTGGGAAGAGAGGATATATTACTTGTCCTTCAGCTTTACGTGAACAAATCATGGCTCTTAAAATGCATTTATGGTTTGCAGAAATAAAAGATAATAAGATTATCTTATTCAGAAAAAAACAACCGTATCCCGAATTTATTAATAATTATTTTGATAAATTTTTAGCATCTGAGCAAAGCTACATCTGGCATAGTTTTGAAAGAAGTTTTAGAAAAGAATTTTTTATCAATTATTTTTGGAAAAATAAAATTAATTACGTAATTCATGATCTGCAAAATATTCAAACCTGGAAAATAGCAGGCGAAACTGAATTTCAACCAGAGAAGAATTTCCTTTTAAGTATTAGAAAGAGCATAATTATTTTCACCTCACAAACGATTAAAAAGATCTTTAGTAAGCAAATTGATATAGAAAAAATTTTATGTTGTCCAAATTGTCATGGAAATATAAAAATTAATGATGAATTTGTTTTTTGCGAAAAATGTAATGAAAAATACCAGCATCAAGACAAAAGAATCTTTTATTTTGTTCAGAAATATGATGCATAA